In the genome of Telluria beijingensis, one region contains:
- a CDS encoding PepSY-associated TM helix domain-containing protein — translation MRLDGKAEGLRQSMSWLHTWTGILLGGLLYVIFFTGTLSYFQDEISLWMKPELHASVPPATTELSAQAAMASMARIAPDASTWTLTLPTERRTTVGASWRPPGQENAGRAGLKRAELDAVTGEQITPRETRGGGFLYRFHFELHSMPRAVARWIVGIATMFMFVAIISGVITHKKIFADFFTFRPRKGQRSWLDAHNASAVLALPFHIVITFSGLLLFMATLMPWAIESAYQGDRQAYNAERRGGGAQAEQRAPRGPRGGRDGASAQPADLAAAIGPMLAQTRQEWPGRSVGTITVNRPGKPNATVELREHGSESMISRGASKRLRFDAASGKLLDSPPARQPSTASAIFNVMVVAHLGDFAGPAVRWLLFLSGVMGTAMVGTGMVLWVVKRLPERRKLGHTPWGHHLVEKTNIAVIAGLALATAGYFWSNRLLPFDMAGRTGWEINAFFIVWLASLLHAIVRPARAAWIEQCIAASLLFALLPLLNPLTGGHGLYTSLQAGQSSIAAFDLAMLALAAIFAAIPFHMLRKQRRAAAATAPAAPLAPASTSVTP, via the coding sequence ATGAGGCTCGACGGCAAAGCGGAAGGCCTGCGCCAGTCGATGTCCTGGCTGCACACCTGGACCGGCATCCTGCTCGGCGGCCTGCTGTATGTGATCTTCTTCACCGGCACCCTGAGCTACTTCCAGGACGAGATCAGCCTGTGGATGAAGCCGGAACTGCATGCATCGGTCCCGCCCGCGACCACCGAACTGAGCGCGCAGGCGGCCATGGCCAGCATGGCGCGCATCGCGCCCGACGCCTCGACCTGGACATTGACCCTGCCCACCGAACGCCGCACCACGGTCGGCGCGAGCTGGCGTCCGCCGGGCCAGGAAAACGCCGGCCGCGCCGGCCTGAAACGGGCCGAACTCGATGCCGTCACCGGCGAGCAGATCACGCCGCGCGAGACCCGCGGCGGCGGCTTCCTGTACCGCTTCCACTTCGAGCTGCATTCGATGCCGCGCGCGGTCGCGCGCTGGATCGTCGGCATCGCCACCATGTTCATGTTCGTCGCGATCATCAGCGGCGTCATCACGCACAAGAAAATTTTTGCGGACTTCTTCACCTTCCGTCCGCGCAAGGGCCAGCGTTCCTGGCTCGACGCGCACAATGCCAGCGCCGTGCTGGCCCTGCCCTTCCACATCGTGATCACCTTCAGCGGCCTGCTGCTGTTCATGGCCACCCTGATGCCGTGGGCGATCGAGTCCGCCTACCAGGGCGACCGCCAGGCGTATAACGCCGAACGCCGCGGCGGCGGCGCCCAGGCCGAGCAACGCGCCCCGCGCGGTCCACGTGGTGGGCGCGACGGCGCCAGCGCCCAGCCGGCCGACCTGGCGGCGGCGATCGGCCCGATGCTGGCCCAGACGCGCCAGGAATGGCCCGGCCGCAGCGTCGGCACGATCACCGTCAATCGTCCCGGCAAGCCGAATGCGACCGTCGAACTGCGCGAACACGGCAGCGAAAGCATGATTTCGCGCGGCGCATCCAAGCGCCTGCGCTTCGACGCCGCCAGCGGCAAGCTGCTGGACAGCCCGCCAGCGCGGCAGCCATCGACCGCCAGCGCCATCTTCAACGTCATGGTCGTGGCCCACCTGGGCGACTTCGCCGGCCCGGCCGTGCGTTGGCTGCTGTTCCTGTCCGGCGTGATGGGGACGGCGATGGTCGGCACCGGCATGGTGCTGTGGGTGGTCAAGCGCCTGCCCGAGCGGCGTAAGCTCGGCCACACGCCCTGGGGCCACCACCTGGTGGAAAAGACCAATATCGCGGTGATCGCCGGCCTGGCGCTGGCCACCGCCGGCTACTTCTGGAGCAACCGGCTGCTGCCGTTCGACATGGCCGGGCGCACTGGATGGGAAATCAATGCCTTCTTCATCGTCTGGCTCGCGAGCCTGCTGCATGCCATCGTGCGCCCCGCGCGCGCGGCCTGGATCGAGCAGTGCATCGCGGCCAGCCTGCTGTTCGCGCTGCTGCCGCTGCTGAATCCCCTGACCGGCGGCCACGGCCTGTATACCAGCCTGCAGGCCGGGCAATCCAGCATCGCCGCCTTCGACCTGGCCATGCTGGCGCTGGCGGCCATCTTTGCCGCGATCCCGTTCCACATGCTGCGCAAGCAGCGTCGCGCCGCGGCAGCAACCGCTCCGGCCGCGCCGCTCGCGCCTGCTTCCACCTCGGTGACGCCATGA
- a CDS encoding DUF3649 domain-containing protein — protein MHLTPSRKSPAPPLQAGLARYRWTIALRSIAAIGGGYVLAAASADWLGRLLPVLGMSRLEAVATATMLAFIVHACAAIWAFAVASTRRATLGIVLPAAVLAAGAWAAGGAA, from the coding sequence ATGCACCTCACGCCAAGCCGGAAATCGCCGGCGCCCCCCCTGCAAGCCGGGCTCGCCCGCTACCGCTGGACCATCGCCCTGCGCAGCATCGCCGCCATCGGCGGCGGCTACGTCCTCGCCGCCGCCAGCGCCGACTGGCTCGGGCGCCTGCTGCCCGTCCTCGGCATGAGCCGGCTGGAGGCGGTCGCCACCGCCACCATGCTGGCCTTCATCGTGCACGCCTGCGCCGCCATCTGGGCCTTCGCCGTCGCCAGCACCCGCCGCGCCACGCTCGGCATCGTGCTGCCGGCGGCCGTGCTGGCCGCGGGCGCCTGGGCCGCCGGAGGTGCGGCATGA
- a CDS encoding RidA family protein, translated as MNTNTNLERKTAAHGVPWEEAYSYYQAVQVKDVIYVSGQLSHDKDGNFIAPAELGADGKPVDGSAMEAQMRQTYKNAIAMLAEFGATLDDVVEETLFVTDVEAAFAVAGKVRKEMYGVPRPLCASNLIGVAGLSQPVQLIEITFRAVLK; from the coding sequence ATGAACACGAACACCAATCTCGAACGAAAGACCGCCGCCCACGGCGTCCCTTGGGAAGAAGCCTACAGTTATTACCAGGCCGTCCAGGTCAAGGATGTGATCTATGTGTCCGGCCAACTCAGCCACGACAAGGATGGCAATTTCATCGCGCCGGCGGAGCTCGGCGCGGATGGCAAGCCGGTCGACGGATCGGCCATGGAAGCGCAAATGCGCCAGACCTACAAGAACGCCATCGCCATGCTCGCCGAATTCGGCGCCACCCTCGATGACGTGGTCGAAGAGACCTTGTTCGTAACCGACGTCGAGGCGGCGTTTGCCGTTGCCGGCAAGGTCAGGAAAGAGATGTATGGCGTGCCGCGGCCGCTGTGCGCGAGCAACCTGATCGGCGTTGCGGGACTTTCACAGCCGGTGCAGCTGATCGAAATCACCTTCCGCGCCGTCCTGAAATAG
- a CDS encoding DUF3325 domain-containing protein — MTTIIVFGLCYLAMLAVCATMARHVDDLPASTWPAASRRLLRAGGWLLLAAALAPAIHYWGVSVGIAAWLGLLTFASAGLALQLTYRPASVQGAALAAGAIVIVAWAL, encoded by the coding sequence ATGACGACCATCATCGTATTCGGCCTGTGCTACCTGGCCATGCTCGCCGTCTGCGCCACCATGGCGCGCCACGTGGACGACCTGCCGGCCAGCACCTGGCCCGCCGCTTCCAGGCGCCTGCTGCGCGCCGGCGGCTGGCTCCTGCTGGCGGCCGCGCTGGCGCCGGCGATCCACTACTGGGGCGTCTCGGTCGGCATCGCCGCCTGGCTCGGCCTGCTGACCTTTGCCAGCGCCGGCCTGGCGCTGCAACTGACTTACCGGCCAGCTTCGGTCCAGGGCGCCGCCCTCGCGGCCGGCGCCATCGTGATCGTGGCCTGGGCGCTCTGA
- a CDS encoding TonB-dependent receptor domain-containing protein: MHDRTRTAPVNSRKKSLAVLIPLLFGSAAAVAQQTPDPKMPTVVVTAAGYEQNIKDAPASITVISGAEIAKRSYTDLADVLKFVPGVSVQGSGTEQSISIRGMGNAYTLFLIDGRPAQGGDTFELNGQGRGQQIAFMPPLDMIERIEVIRGPASGLYGSDAMGGVINIITKKISKDWRGSVTAEFVKPDGANDVNGDGYNSSFVVNGPLVDDVLGIQLSGGWRGTDEGSVVQFGDATTGDADYKQYNLGTKVTWKADARNTVTAGGSRTETDRYRHPGRSLAANAAASYQGSTKDNLFLAHDGNYSDLRTSTYLNYDSADNPTTRTNAPSGAMRGIEFNTLTLNSQGTWRATEAHTLTGGFTYKHEELKDGATSAVNAHNIANDAYVEMDRYQYSVFLEDEWRLFDGLALSTSARYDNNEQWGGHWSPKAYLVYRATDALTIKGGAITGYKAPSLRNSAPDFSATSMGGVSIGNPNLKPETSLTYEVGFDYDRDDLGFKTSAVVYQTDFDDKIIRSPDFLCRPNVPCVYNGLEYPAHQWGYKQTINVDKARVRGVELALDYQFTRRLALRSNYTLTDSEQLTGASKGSPLSDQPKHAANMGLNYDHSEAANLWIQAAYTGEFISTDLVSGASTSQSYTLVDMGAVYRPVKNVALKFGIYNVANKDIANSSNGYMDGRRYAATVNYTF; encoded by the coding sequence ATGCACGATCGTACCCGCACCGCTCCAGTCAACTCACGGAAAAAAAGCCTGGCTGTCCTGATCCCCCTGCTGTTCGGCAGCGCCGCCGCCGTGGCGCAGCAAACGCCGGACCCGAAGATGCCGACGGTGGTGGTCACCGCTGCCGGCTATGAGCAGAACATCAAGGACGCGCCGGCCTCGATCACCGTGATCAGCGGCGCCGAGATCGCCAAGCGCTCGTACACCGACCTGGCCGACGTGCTCAAGTTCGTGCCCGGCGTGTCGGTCCAGGGCAGCGGCACCGAGCAGTCGATCTCGATCCGCGGCATGGGCAATGCCTACACGCTGTTCCTGATCGACGGCCGCCCGGCCCAGGGCGGCGACACCTTCGAACTGAACGGCCAGGGCCGCGGCCAGCAGATCGCCTTCATGCCGCCGCTGGACATGATCGAGCGGATCGAAGTCATCCGCGGCCCGGCCTCGGGCCTGTACGGCTCGGATGCGATGGGCGGCGTGATCAACATCATCACCAAGAAGATCTCGAAAGACTGGCGCGGCAGCGTGACCGCCGAATTCGTGAAGCCGGACGGCGCCAACGACGTCAACGGCGACGGCTACAACTCGAGCTTCGTCGTCAACGGCCCGCTGGTCGACGACGTGCTGGGCATCCAGCTGTCGGGCGGCTGGCGCGGCACCGACGAGGGCAGCGTGGTGCAGTTCGGCGATGCCACCACCGGCGACGCCGACTACAAGCAGTACAACCTCGGCACCAAGGTGACCTGGAAGGCGGATGCGCGCAACACCGTGACGGCGGGCGGCAGCCGCACCGAGACCGACCGCTACCGCCATCCGGGCCGCTCGCTGGCCGCGAACGCCGCCGCCAGCTACCAGGGCTCGACCAAGGACAATCTGTTCCTCGCGCACGACGGCAACTACAGCGACCTGCGCACCAGCACCTACCTGAACTACGACTCGGCCGACAATCCGACCACCCGCACCAATGCGCCGAGCGGCGCCATGCGCGGCATCGAATTCAATACGCTGACGCTCAACAGCCAGGGCACCTGGCGCGCCACCGAGGCGCACACCCTCACCGGCGGCTTCACCTACAAGCACGAAGAGCTGAAGGATGGCGCGACCAGCGCCGTCAACGCCCACAATATCGCCAACGACGCCTACGTGGAGATGGACCGCTACCAGTATTCGGTGTTCCTGGAAGACGAATGGCGCCTGTTCGACGGCCTGGCGCTGAGCACCAGCGCGCGCTACGACAACAACGAACAGTGGGGCGGCCACTGGAGTCCGAAGGCCTACCTGGTGTATCGCGCCACCGATGCCCTGACCATCAAGGGCGGCGCCATCACCGGCTACAAGGCGCCATCGCTGCGCAACTCGGCGCCCGACTTCTCGGCCACCTCGATGGGCGGCGTCAGCATCGGCAACCCGAACCTGAAGCCGGAGACCAGCCTGACGTATGAAGTCGGCTTCGACTACGACCGCGACGACCTGGGCTTCAAGACCAGCGCCGTGGTCTACCAGACCGACTTCGACGACAAGATCATCCGCTCGCCGGACTTCCTGTGCCGCCCCAACGTGCCGTGCGTCTACAACGGCCTGGAGTACCCGGCCCACCAGTGGGGCTACAAGCAGACCATCAACGTCGACAAGGCGCGCGTGCGCGGCGTGGAACTGGCGCTGGACTACCAGTTCACCCGCAGGCTCGCGCTGCGCTCGAACTACACGCTGACCGACTCCGAGCAGCTCACCGGCGCCAGCAAGGGCAGCCCGCTCAGCGACCAGCCCAAGCACGCCGCCAACATGGGCCTGAACTACGACCACTCGGAGGCCGCCAACCTCTGGATCCAGGCCGCCTATACGGGTGAATTCATCAGCACCGACCTGGTGAGCGGCGCCTCGACTTCGCAAAGCTATACGCTGGTCGACATGGGCGCGGTGTACCGGCCGGTCAAGAACGTGGCGCTCAAGTTCGGCATCTATAATGTGGCCAACAAGGATATCGCCAACAGCTCCAACGGCTATATGGATGGCCGCCGCTATGCGGCCACGGTCAACTACACCTTCTGA
- a CDS encoding YoaK family protein — protein sequence MTNPPPSPSRLQGFNMGFLGGYVDTLGFIGLFGLFTAHVTGNFVLLGAALADPVHIPSLLKILAFPAFIVGIAAMRLLVVRCERLGVDAHRPSYLLQLALLLAFMVCGMLSEPVQRDMSQLAMAAGLLGTTAMGAHSAASKLLLAHLAPTSMMTGNVTQLVIDSVDVLRGAGDAATTARCGKFFWPLFGFAIGCAAGAFLFLAYGFVALAVPVAILVLHMLRPSLDQA from the coding sequence ATGACGAATCCACCACCATCACCATCGCGCCTGCAGGGCTTCAATATGGGCTTCCTCGGAGGCTATGTCGATACCCTGGGCTTCATCGGCCTGTTCGGCCTGTTCACGGCCCATGTCACCGGCAACTTCGTGCTGCTCGGCGCGGCGCTGGCCGACCCGGTCCATATCCCGTCGCTGCTGAAGATCCTGGCCTTCCCGGCCTTCATCGTCGGTATCGCCGCGATGCGGCTGCTGGTCGTCCGGTGCGAACGGCTCGGCGTCGATGCGCACCGGCCTTCCTACCTGCTGCAGCTGGCGCTGCTGCTCGCCTTCATGGTCTGCGGCATGCTGTCCGAGCCGGTGCAGCGCGACATGTCGCAGCTGGCGATGGCGGCCGGCCTGCTCGGCACCACCGCCATGGGCGCGCACAGCGCGGCCAGCAAGCTGCTGCTGGCCCACCTGGCGCCGACCTCGATGATGACCGGGAACGTGACCCAGCTGGTGATCGACTCGGTCGACGTGCTGCGCGGCGCTGGCGACGCGGCGACGACTGCGCGCTGTGGCAAGTTCTTCTGGCCGCTGTTCGGCTTCGCCATCGGCTGTGCGGCGGGCGCCTTCCTGTTCCTGGCATACGGCTTCGTGGCGCTGGCGGTGCCGGTGGCGATCCTGGTGCTGCACATGTTGCGGCCGAGCCTCGACCAGGCCTGA
- a CDS encoding hybrid sensor histidine kinase/response regulator, giving the protein MPDDSLASDAAAAGPLPMNADAGQADARRGMRDLMGLLSLSALWLGKDGATVLELMTQAVERLAPLSFSVVEARLLPGEAPRWFVRAGGVQLPDAAHDTWRAATPGWPKAAGMSASTGGFCDTPMGPMRVIRLELGVGAHDSGAWFGSNEPGFPSDTALAILRAAASLAATGLQAARTRHAQEEADRLKDEFLAMLGHELRNPLAPIRAGASIWQSDDVTPEQLKQTGAIIERQVQHMTHLVDDLLDVSRLSTGAIVLERGIVDIREVVALALEQTGSHIEGQGHVLATAIPDAAFPVDGDIKRLVQILANLLHNAAKYTPRGGRIALSVRASDSTVCVGVQDNGIGIEAAMMSRIFDLFTQVRRSGDRSDGGLGVGLALARRLVDLHGGTLAAASEGLGHGTRIEMSLPLAAPVASAPAPTAAAAPAPVALKVLVVDDNEDAGSTMGMLLEALGHVVRVVHHPLAALELAPVFTPDVFLLDIGLPDMDGYVLARRLQALPCTANARFVALTGFGQASDQRQAFEAGFHHHCTKPVELQVLDAIFTQIVVENGKREQRMR; this is encoded by the coding sequence GTGCCTGACGATTCGCTCGCCAGCGATGCAGCGGCCGCCGGCCCCCTCCCCATGAACGCCGACGCTGGCCAGGCAGACGCGCGGCGTGGCATGCGCGACTTGATGGGCTTGCTCTCGCTGTCGGCGCTATGGCTCGGCAAGGACGGGGCCACCGTGCTGGAATTGATGACGCAAGCCGTCGAGCGCCTGGCGCCGCTGTCCTTTTCGGTGGTCGAGGCCAGGCTGTTGCCCGGCGAAGCGCCGCGCTGGTTCGTGCGCGCTGGCGGCGTCCAGTTGCCCGATGCGGCGCACGACACCTGGCGCGCGGCAACGCCAGGCTGGCCGAAGGCGGCCGGCATGTCGGCCAGCACCGGCGGCTTCTGCGACACGCCGATGGGACCCATGCGCGTGATCCGGCTCGAACTGGGTGTCGGCGCCCACGATAGTGGCGCCTGGTTCGGATCGAACGAACCCGGATTCCCGAGCGACACGGCGCTGGCGATCCTGCGCGCCGCGGCATCGCTCGCGGCCACCGGCCTGCAGGCGGCCCGCACGCGCCACGCACAGGAAGAGGCCGACCGCCTGAAAGACGAATTCCTCGCCATGCTGGGACATGAGCTGCGCAATCCGCTGGCGCCGATCCGGGCCGGCGCCAGCATCTGGCAATCCGATGACGTCACGCCGGAACAGCTCAAGCAAACCGGCGCCATCATCGAACGCCAGGTGCAGCACATGACCCACCTGGTCGACGACCTGCTCGATGTTTCGCGGCTGTCGACCGGCGCCATCGTGCTCGAACGCGGCATCGTCGACATACGCGAGGTAGTGGCGCTGGCGCTCGAGCAGACCGGCTCGCACATCGAGGGCCAGGGTCACGTGCTGGCGACCGCCATCCCCGACGCCGCATTCCCGGTCGATGGCGACATCAAGCGGCTGGTGCAGATTCTGGCGAACCTCTTGCACAACGCCGCCAAGTACACGCCGCGCGGCGGCCGGATCGCCCTGTCGGTGCGCGCCAGCGACAGCACGGTCTGCGTCGGCGTGCAAGATAACGGCATCGGCATCGAAGCCGCGATGATGTCGCGGATATTCGACCTGTTCACCCAGGTCAGGCGCTCGGGCGACCGCAGCGACGGCGGGCTCGGTGTCGGCCTGGCGCTGGCGCGGCGGCTGGTGGACCTGCATGGTGGCACGCTCGCGGCCGCGAGCGAAGGGCTCGGCCACGGCACCCGGATCGAGATGTCGCTGCCACTGGCGGCGCCGGTTGCATCAGCGCCGGCACCGACGGCCGCCGCAGCGCCGGCGCCGGTGGCGCTGAAAGTGCTGGTGGTCGACGACAACGAAGACGCGGGGTCGACCATGGGCATGCTGCTGGAGGCGCTGGGCCACGTGGTCAGGGTCGTGCACCACCCGCTGGCGGCGCTCGAACTGGCGCCCGTCTTTACGCCGGACGTGTTCCTGCTCGATATCGGCCTGCCCGACATGGATGGCTACGTGCTTGCGCGCCGCCTGCAGGCATTGCCGTGCACCGCCAATGCGCGATTCGTCGCACTCACCGGCTTCGGCCAGGCGAGCGACCAGCGGCAGGCGTTCGAGGCGGGTTTCCACCACCACTGCACCAAACCCGTGGAGTTGCAGGTGCTCGACGCGATCTTTACGCAGATCGTCGTCGAAAATGGCAAGCGTGAACAGCGCATGCGCTGA
- a CDS encoding class I SAM-dependent methyltransferase produces MQAPAAYVTDRVYPSYFYPESQPLWLSTVARLRGLRGPDLDRAYRYCELGCGTGFNVILAAALNPVGHFTGVDINREHIELARALARDMGVRNVEFHCRDLQGFVQDNTVAFDIANCHGMWSWVAPGVQRSILEFVARHLKPKGLFCLHYMCHPGSTAMIPVHQLFRSMARQGKGDSRAAVARGLEAVERLLAAGYYDDQPRLRERLQGLKRADADALAHELLAEFFSVHHAGDIHWLAAQAGLSFIGSSEPFYNTDPALCLPSDMHPLLESDSSPAFVETLKDMGSRRPHRSDVFQKNAALPDARERREALDSLVFLYDGAAAPDFPAIATPLGPMTVSDEAFLRLAELARTDGRVAFRDFAAALPAGTADGRGVQAARMMLHAGLLRPEQPEASRAGVQRLAAIDRLLAARNVGLRLRRDCASGQFLRTQAW; encoded by the coding sequence ATGCAAGCACCCGCCGCCTACGTCACCGATCGCGTCTACCCCTCCTACTTTTATCCGGAGTCGCAACCGCTGTGGCTGTCGACCGTGGCGCGGCTGCGCGGCCTGCGCGGGCCGGACCTGGATCGCGCCTACCGCTACTGCGAGCTGGGGTGCGGGACGGGATTCAATGTCATCCTTGCCGCAGCCCTGAATCCGGTCGGGCACTTCACCGGCGTCGACATCAACCGCGAGCACATCGAACTCGCACGGGCGCTGGCGCGCGACATGGGCGTGCGCAATGTCGAATTCCACTGCCGCGATCTGCAGGGCTTCGTGCAGGACAATACGGTCGCTTTCGACATCGCCAACTGCCATGGGATGTGGTCGTGGGTGGCGCCGGGGGTCCAGCGCAGCATCCTCGAATTCGTCGCGCGCCACCTGAAGCCCAAGGGGCTGTTCTGCCTGCACTATATGTGCCATCCGGGGTCGACGGCCATGATCCCGGTCCACCAGCTGTTTCGCAGCATGGCGCGCCAGGGCAAGGGCGATTCGCGGGCGGCGGTCGCGCGTGGGTTGGAGGCGGTCGAACGGCTGCTGGCGGCGGGCTACTACGACGACCAGCCGCGCCTGCGCGAACGGTTGCAAGGCCTGAAGCGCGCCGATGCCGACGCCCTGGCGCACGAATTGCTGGCCGAATTCTTCAGCGTGCATCATGCCGGCGACATCCACTGGCTGGCCGCGCAGGCGGGGTTGTCGTTCATCGGGTCCTCGGAACCGTTCTATAACACCGATCCAGCCCTCTGCCTGCCAAGCGACATGCATCCGCTGCTGGAGAGCGACAGCTCGCCAGCCTTCGTCGAAACGCTCAAGGACATGGGGAGCCGGCGGCCGCACCGCAGCGACGTGTTCCAGAAAAATGCGGCCCTTCCCGATGCGCGGGAGAGGCGGGAAGCGCTCGATTCGCTCGTTTTCCTCTACGACGGCGCCGCCGCGCCGGACTTCCCGGCCATCGCCACGCCGCTGGGGCCGATGACGGTGTCCGACGAAGCCTTCTTGCGGCTGGCCGAACTGGCCAGAACCGACGGACGTGTCGCATTCAGGGACTTCGCCGCGGCGCTGCCGGCCGGGACTGCCGACGGCAGGGGCGTGCAGGCCGCGCGCATGATGCTGCATGCGGGGTTGCTACGGCCGGAGCAGCCAGAAGCATCCAGGGCCGGCGTCCAAAGGCTCGCGGCGATCGACCGCCTGCTGGCCGCGAGAAATGTCGGTTTGCGCCTGCGCCGGGACTGCGCAAGTGGCCAGTTCCTGCGGACGCAGGCCTGGTAG
- a CDS encoding GntR family transcriptional regulator has product MATQIAHVVSHLRDLVLSGELAPGERIVEIPFAARLGVSRTPLRLALIELETEGLLERLPTRGYRVRSFSLEDIAEAVDVRGVLEGMAARIVAERGASSAELASLEDVVRRGRALLDTASRPGAVLDAEAWRAINGQFHRLLVTTANNRALASALEHNNKIPMAGPGALPLPEVPSDLELAFVHRAQADHEDLLQAITRREGARAEAILREHAYRSRENKRILIARIRKEKEGAADAS; this is encoded by the coding sequence ATGGCAACCCAAATCGCTCATGTGGTCTCGCACTTGCGGGACCTGGTACTGTCGGGTGAACTCGCGCCCGGCGAACGCATCGTGGAGATCCCGTTCGCGGCCCGCCTGGGCGTGTCGCGCACGCCGTTGCGGCTGGCGCTGATAGAACTGGAAACAGAAGGCCTGCTCGAGCGCCTGCCCACCCGCGGTTACCGGGTGCGCTCGTTTTCACTGGAAGACATCGCCGAGGCGGTGGATGTGCGCGGCGTGCTGGAGGGGATGGCGGCGCGCATCGTGGCCGAGCGCGGCGCGAGCAGCGCCGAACTGGCCAGCCTTGAGGACGTGGTGCGGCGCGGACGCGCCCTGCTCGACACGGCATCCCGGCCGGGCGCGGTGCTCGATGCCGAGGCCTGGCGCGCGATCAACGGCCAGTTTCACCGCCTATTGGTGACGACCGCGAACAACCGCGCGCTGGCGTCGGCGCTGGAACACAATAACAAGATTCCGATGGCGGGGCCGGGCGCCCTGCCCCTGCCCGAAGTGCCGTCCGACCTGGAGCTCGCGTTCGTCCATCGCGCCCAGGCCGACCACGAAGACCTGCTGCAGGCCATCACCCGGCGCGAAGGCGCGCGCGCGGAAGCGATCCTGCGCGAGCACGCCTATCGCAGCCGCGAGAACAAGCGCATCCTGATCGCGCGCATACGCAAGGAGAAGGAAGGGGCGGCCGACGCTTCCTGA
- a CDS encoding MEDS domain-containing protein, with translation MDRLSLAGTELQYLHVCAFFNSRDEEYDVLLPFFKEALAQGEKNIHIVNPDNTEDHRRRLGEAGMDTPHCEACGQLEVLHWKQTYLDESGSFNKDRMLATVDYLTGAGRDPAFSRVRIMGDMDWVFAGTPGAADILEYEAEVNEVLERNKQPAVCVYDIAKLSGAMMMDVLRTHPLTLIDGVVQENPFFTPPQDMLKELRARKRA, from the coding sequence ATGGATCGACTGTCGCTGGCGGGTACCGAACTCCAGTACCTTCACGTTTGCGCTTTTTTCAATAGCCGCGACGAGGAATACGATGTGCTGCTGCCGTTCTTCAAGGAAGCCCTGGCGCAGGGCGAGAAGAACATCCACATAGTCAACCCCGACAACACCGAGGATCATCGCCGGCGCCTGGGCGAGGCCGGGATGGACACTCCCCATTGCGAAGCCTGCGGCCAGCTCGAAGTGCTGCACTGGAAGCAGACCTATCTCGACGAGAGCGGGAGCTTCAACAAGGACAGGATGCTGGCCACGGTCGACTACCTGACCGGCGCCGGACGCGACCCGGCATTTTCGCGGGTACGCATCATGGGCGACATGGACTGGGTCTTCGCCGGCACGCCCGGCGCGGCCGACATCCTCGAATACGAGGCCGAAGTCAACGAGGTTCTCGAACGCAACAAGCAGCCGGCCGTCTGCGTGTACGACATCGCCAAGCTGTCCGGCGCGATGATGATGGATGTGCTGCGCACCCACCCGCTGACCCTGATCGACGGCGTGGTCCAGGAAAACCCCTTCTTCACGCCGCCCCAGGACATGCTGAAGGAACTGCGGGCGCGCAAACGTGCCTGA